The genomic stretch TATCATATTCTCTCAACACCGCAATCTTTTTTCGTTTGTACATTATCGACCCGGTAATATTACCGGGAAATTTTCCGAGTTTACGCGTCGTATGTCGAGGCGGATACTTTTCCACCGTGTCCGGTCCAGTTTGTATGAACAAACTTTCCTTCCTCGCCGAGCAATTCGTACGTATGGGCACCGAAGTAATCTCGTTGCGCCTGTAATAAGTTCGCCGGCAGTCGAGCCATTCTGAACCCATCGTAGAAGGCCAAAGCCGATGACAGAGCAGGAGTCGGTATGCCCAGTGTCACGGAGGTGCTCACCACTAGCCTGGCACTTTGATGGCACTCACTCACTGCTTTAGTGAAGAAATCATCCAGCAATAAATTGGATAATTTCGGATTTTTGTCGTAAGCCAATTTTATGTTTCCCAGAAATGCACTgcaaaaagattattacattacattttacattacatttttttttctcgagagataaatttttctactttaattttatataaaaattattactgttatatagctatatgcaatattttttgttttaagtaTAAcacaagatattattttgaggAGAGATAATGAACGTCTTTTGAAAGAAACAAGAGTTATCTCGCGAGCCTTTGTGACATTAGATATGAAATGTGTCCTTGAAACATTCTACACAatcttaatacttttatatcttcttgccgcatattttaaaagaaaacgtGTAGGGTCATTTGAGAAAGATTGGAGTAATATCgacatatatcaataaaactgtaaattgcataaatttctGTGCACATATTTTGGCCGATATTACCTTCTTATGATACATCCACCGCGCCACATCAATGCTATTCCGCCGTAGTTCAAATTCCAATTATGGACCTTGGCGGCCTCTCTTAGCAGCATAAAGCCTTGTGCGTACGAGATAATTTTCGCAACGTATAGAGCTTTTCTTAAATGCTCGAGGAACTCTTTCTTGTTGCCTTTATACACTAGAGTCGAATCCGTTAATATTTTGCTCGCCTCTACGCGTTCGTCCTTTAACGCGGACAGGCATCTGGCGAACACTGATTCTCCGATTAGCGTGACCGGCACGCCGTAATCCAGAGCGGCGATCGCCGTCCATTTGCCGGTGCCTTTCTGACCGGCGGTGTCCCTGATACGCTCAAGCAAATAGCCATTCTCGTCCTTGTACTTTAGTATATCGCGCGTGATTTCGATTAAGAACGAGTTCAGTTCACTCTTGTTCCACTCATCGAACGTTGCGCTCATTTCTTCCTGCGTGAGCTGTAAAGCTGTTCGCATTATGTGATACGCCTCGCAAATGATCTGCATGTCGCCGTATTCGATGCCGTTGTGCACCATCTTGACAAAATGTCCCGCGCCGGTTTCACCGACCCAATCGCAACACGGTTCTCCATTAACTTTCGCGGCTattgactaaaaaaaaatttcaatatttcaataaaccaTGTctcatagattttttatattataaacaacaaTAAACTAAGCAACGCTATACCTGAAAGATAGATTTAATGTGCAGCCATGCTTTAGGATTGCCACCAGGCATCAAGGATGGTCCGTATCTGGCACCATCCTCACCTCCACTGACCCCACTACCCACAAAAAGAATCCCTTTCTGTTCTAGGTCTTTGGTACGTCTCTCAGTATCCTGATATTCAGAATTACCACCATCGATAATAATGTCACCAGGAGAAAGGAGAGGTATTAATTGTTCAATGAAGGCATCAACAGCTGCTCCAGCTACATCATGTAACATCAGATTGTGTTATTATcatagtatttattataaacagtcgtaaatttttaattacaataaaaacaaGTTACCTTTGACTAACAACATTACTCTCCTTGGGCTCTTCAAAGTATCGACCATTTCCTTCAAACTATAAGCACCGATAACTTTTGTGCCCTTGGCTTCATTCTCGAGGAAAGACTTGACTTTGTCAGTGGTACGATTGTATGCACATACAACAAATCCATGATCATTcatattcagaattaaattttgtccCATCACTGCTAAGCCAATGAGGGCAATATCTgctattctaaaaaaaagaaaaaaaaaacaaacatatatatatatatatatatatatatatatatatatatatatatgttaattgaaaatcgataagaacattaaaattaatttttttctcatatgtatgtgtactaaaaaaaaatttccataataGTCTTAGATAACccaatgcaaaatatattctatgacTTATTGTtctttataatactttaattttataataattataatacacaatacatacataataataatacacaataatacataaattggACTATAATTTCATGGCAATTAAAATACGTTTAATCTCTCAATTCTCTTGTTTCACATTCTTAAATTAGATATTCGGCTGTATATGATTCGAATGACCGCACGCTCGTAAATGTAATGAAATCAAAGGTGCTCAAAGcgaatgaataattttcttttcacgcGATATATTTACGCCAcgccaaaaagaaaaaaaggaaaggaaataCTCACGGAGTACTCATATTTGTGAACGTGTGATTCACAATGAAGTAAATAAACGTGGAATTAAAGGATGCCGCAAGGAATGGCAGAGACAACAAGTGGTCGTCGCGCTCTTCTGCTCGGGAAACGTGTGTGAAGTCTGCACTGCGGACGTGTGTTCAGGCGACGTTCCTCGCGGCTCGCGACGTCAGCTGATACGCCGCGGGCCAATCGTGGAACGCGCCAGATCAGCAGGGCCTTCGAAGACTGCCATCGGCAAAAGTTGTCATAACGATGATGCAGTGTTACAAAATCTCGGGCAAAACATGCGATTATTATGACGTGACCACGCGGACCTTATCTGCTCTTGACCGATATTTGTCCTTTTTCGAGATCTCCTTTCAAAAGCAAAGACACCGTCGTGAGGCTGATTTCGGGAAAATTTTGATAGCTTAAACGTATAGCGCGTTTCCCCtctgaaatgtcaaaaatgtgATTCTCcgtttgtaatatttcttacCGAGTTctctaatttcaaaatattttttcgagagaTTCCCGGCGATTGACTAATGATGCAAAAATTCCATTGGAATGCGATGTTCCCGTAtgcgattaaagaaaaatcatgaTTAAGCATTTTCTTTCGCTCTGTACATAGTCGAGAAATGGCCTACCACTCTTATCGTTAAATAGcgagaattgaaaatatatgttgtaCATTTCGATAATTCGTCAAAGTTATCgggagaatatattttgatgagaGATATGCAAACAAAGGGATAgaggtatatatacatacttaatataattcgGTAAAACTGAACTAAACTAAATTGAGTCACGAATTCTGGTGCCACATTCTCGATATTAGGAGAGCAGGATTTAAAAGAGGTTATGCGAACTTCTTCCATATCATGTTCCCCGAGTATCGAAAAGCTGGCTTTGGATTTGAATTTACGTCACTTCAGAGTGATTTACCTCTTGCCGAAATATGTTCTCCAAGTAAATTCGGACGATTTTTCGACGCAAAATGAAAGGCAAATCGATTATCTCAATCAGCCGGATATATAACGACTTCTTATCACATTAcatgtgtaatttatttaattgataacttGTTTTTACATCagataaaaagcaaatttttctaatagatGTGAATATCAAACAGACACTcggaatatatctataatttataaattcaaatatctataattataattttatagtccAAAGCGAGTCGCGAATTCAAATTTTCGAGGCAAGGATGACGTCGAGTACCTAGTCGAGAAAGTCGAATGAACAGCAGCGCCGCACCCAGGGCGATGCGTCAATTTGCGTGGAAAGCAACATGTCGTACTTTGCCTAATCAGATCGTAGACAGCTCATCTCTCCACGATAACTAAATATATCTCTCGCCTGTCTGCTCGTCGCGAATCCTGCTTGCGACTCCCGAATGCGTCGACGTTCCCGCGCGATTATGACACCGCGCCGCGAGTCCATATCCGATATATCCTCACCGTCGCCGAGGCGAACATAACCCCGAGACAATGAACCACCCTGTTTCCGAGACATTCTCCTAATCGCGTGCGAGCGAGAAAGAACGGGCTTTGTGCGTCAGCGAATAGATATTCCGATCGTTTTGGGCTGAAAAGGAAGATCGACATGGGACTGCTGTTTGCCAAGCTGTGGAGCTTCTTCGGTAACGAAGGTGAATTTGCCACACGTTCGTGCGTCCTTccctctccttccttccttctttatttttttcgctttttttgTATGCAATCACAGTATGTATTTATGACAACACGTGCGATGGAATCGTCGACGAGGTCAATTATTCGCGATCTTCCGAGTCGAAAATTCAATTAACGATCGAGTGACTTGGATGTTCTGATGTTAAACACGAACTAGTAGGAAAAGTTTCTTGAGCTTTTCGTAAAATGTTCTcgcaaaatttactttaatattatttgaagtaTTGTATCATTCCTTTCAccaagtattataatattgtgtgAATAAGCCAACTGGACGACAATTATGCGTTCtagaaattctatataaatgtacattgGCCTACTTTCTAATCTGTTAACATATGCTGTCAAGTCATGATTTCTTCATTCTAAATCTTGGCTCTTAAACGGGAATATTTGAACTTGTTACTAACTTATTACATATCAGTTTGATTTACCTCTATCGCATTTtccatttcttaaatttagaattttacattatctcttatcaaaattttttctcctgATAAATTTGACAGTTCTTTGATAAGTATTCTAATTTATGTATTCTCCAACTATTAAAccttcttgaatttttatatcattattatatattatactttcatatactggtaataaaaaaaaaaattaatgttgtgAAATTTGTATCAATATATCATGTTACTATTATAGTTTCAGTCTTATCAATGTAGATACACATTGCAAGTCACTCCCTTTAATCTATGATAATATTCTTCAATAAACAAATCAGTCATATACAGAATTTGTATACAGGATATTTCAGCTCTttcataattgtaataattgtattgatgaaaaattttattgctttcaGAGCATAAGATAGTTATGGTCGGTCTAGACAATGCTGGAAAGACAACTATATTGTACCAATTCCTAATGAACGAAGTTGTTCATACTTCTCCAACTATTGGATCTAACGTGGAGGAAGTAGTGTGgaagaatatacattttattatgtgGGATTTGGGTGGCCAGCAAAGTCTGAGGGCTGCCTGGTCCACTTACTACACAAACACTGAGTTTATCATTATGGTCATAGACAGTACAGACCGAGAACGACTTGGTGTAATTAGAGAAGAGTTGTATTCGATGTTGAATCACGAGGAATTGAGCAAGGCCAATGTTCTGGTGTATGCCAACAAGCAAGACTTGAAGGGCAGCATGACCGCGGTCGAGATTTCGAGACAATTGGATCTGACATCTATCAAAAAGCATCAGTGGCATATACAAAGTTGTTGCGCTCTCACAGGAGAGGGGTAAGATGACGATCTATGAACAGTAGTTATACGCTGTTTTTGTGATAGAGGgaaataaaatctgaaataaatatgaaaaaaaatgtttcagattATACCAGGGACTGGAGTGGATTGTTGGACGCTTGAAAAAGACATGACGTACATTATGAGAAGCGATTATAAATCTAATGAAATAtccaaaatgtaaaatatattattaagataagtATTTCTCAGTTACACACTTTGACAGTTgcacgaaagagaaagatagccTAGGGACTGTCGTATTTCGTTcgtcattatttaaatctctcgGTATAACTCTCAAAGTGCATCCAATCGCGTTATTATCACAGCAAGCATTTCAACGAACGGTGGACGGGTGAATCTGCTCTTAAACTATTATATCGCGAAAGTAAGATATAAACGTAATATAAACATGCGGCCATTTACGCAATAGAGAGAAAGTTcggtattaattattatgtgttAAAGTATGTGACTATAGTACCAAGTTTTCTCTTGTCTATAATACagtcaaaaataaatgaagatagaaaaatatatagacaaaataaacaaagacAAAGTATTAAAtgcgcatataaaaaaaaaaatcacttttttattCGCAAGGAACGTACGAAACATGCACACTTGTActgattatcataattaaatgtatcgaGCCATCAT from Cataglyphis hispanica isolate Lineage 1 chromosome 11, ULB_Chis1_1.0, whole genome shotgun sequence encodes the following:
- the LOC126852870 gene encoding 6-phosphogluconate dehydrogenase, decarboxylating gives rise to the protein MSTPIADIALIGLAVMGQNLILNMNDHGFVVCAYNRTTDKVKSFLENEAKGTKVIGAYSLKEMVDTLKSPRRVMLLVKAGAAVDAFIEQLIPLLSPGDIIIDGGNSEYQDTERRTKDLEQKGILFVGSGVSGGEDGARYGPSLMPGGNPKAWLHIKSIFQSIAAKVNGEPCCDWVGETGAGHFVKMVHNGIEYGDMQIICEAYHIMRTALQLTQEEMSATFDEWNKSELNSFLIEITRDILKYKDENGYLLERIRDTAGQKGTGKWTAIAALDYGVPVTLIGESVFARCLSALKDERVEASKILTDSTLVYKGNKKEFLEHLRKALYVAKIISYAQGFMLLREAAKVHNWNLNYGGIALMWRGGCIIRSAFLGNIKLAYDKNPKLSNLLLDDFFTKAVSECHQSARLVVSTSVTLGIPTPALSSALAFYDGFRMARLPANLLQAQRDYFGAHTYELLGEEGKFVHTNWTGHGGKVSASTYDA
- the LOC126852874 gene encoding ADP-ribosylation factor-like protein 5B isoform X1, with translation MGLLFAKLWSFFGNEEHKIVMVGLDNAGKTTILYQFLMNEVVHTSPTIGSNVEEVVWKNIHFIMWDLGGQQSLRAAWSTYYTNTEFIIMVIDSTDRERLGVIREELYSMLNHEELSKANVLVYANKQDLKGSMTAVEISRQLDLTSIKKHQWHIQSCCALTGEGLYQGLEWIVGRLKKT
- the LOC126852874 gene encoding ADP-ribosylation factor-like protein 5B isoform X2; protein product: MVGLDNAGKTTILYQFLMNEVVHTSPTIGSNVEEVVWKNIHFIMWDLGGQQSLRAAWSTYYTNTEFIIMVIDSTDRERLGVIREELYSMLNHEELSKANVLVYANKQDLKGSMTAVEISRQLDLTSIKKHQWHIQSCCALTGEGLYQGLEWIVGRLKKT